The following proteins are encoded in a genomic region of Nonomuraea muscovyensis:
- a CDS encoding LysR family transcriptional regulator: MARPDLNLLVTLDVLLEEGSVTRAGERLALSPSAMSRALARLRRATGDPLLVRAGRGLVPTPRALELRDRVRGLVREAEEVLRPAGKLDLATLERTFALRSSDGFVERFGPELVAKVGDEAPGVRLRFVQKTDKSTGLLRDGAVDLETGVVELALPPDVLSRPLFTDRFVGVVRNEHPLSGGKVTTARYASSRHVHVSRRGLTEGLVDEALHPTGNRREVVTVVDGFGAALALARASDLVATVPERHTTDLRRGMHSFELPFPAPEVTVSLLWHVRLDADPAHRWLRDRVLGVCRQTLGRAGHRPPKTCRGS; the protein is encoded by the coding sequence ATGGCACGGCCCGATCTGAACTTGCTGGTCACGCTGGACGTCCTGCTTGAGGAGGGCAGTGTGACGCGGGCGGGGGAACGTCTCGCGCTCAGCCCCTCGGCGATGAGTCGCGCGCTCGCGCGGCTGCGGCGGGCCACCGGTGACCCGCTGCTCGTGCGGGCCGGCCGCGGGCTGGTGCCCACGCCCCGCGCCCTTGAACTGCGTGACCGCGTACGGGGCCTGGTCCGTGAGGCCGAGGAGGTGCTGCGGCCGGCCGGGAAGCTGGACCTGGCGACGCTGGAGAGGACGTTCGCGCTGCGCAGCAGCGACGGGTTCGTGGAGAGGTTCGGACCGGAGCTGGTGGCCAAGGTGGGCGACGAGGCGCCCGGCGTGCGACTGCGGTTCGTGCAGAAGACCGACAAGAGCACGGGCCTCCTGCGGGACGGCGCCGTCGATCTGGAGACGGGTGTCGTCGAGCTCGCCCTGCCTCCGGACGTGTTGAGCCGGCCTCTGTTCACCGACCGGTTCGTCGGGGTGGTGCGGAACGAGCACCCGCTGAGCGGCGGGAAGGTGACGACGGCACGGTACGCCTCCTCGCGCCACGTGCACGTCTCGCGGCGCGGCCTGACCGAGGGCCTGGTGGACGAGGCGCTTCACCCGACAGGCAACCGGCGGGAGGTCGTGACGGTCGTGGACGGCTTCGGCGCCGCCCTGGCGCTGGCGAGGGCCTCGGACCTGGTCGCCACGGTCCCGGAGCGTCACACCACTGACCTCCGGCGCGGCATGCACTCCTTCGAGCTGCCCTTCCCCGCTCCAGAGGTGACCGTGTCGCTCCTGTGGCATGTCCGGCTCGACGCGGACCCCGCTCACCGGTGGCTGCGCGACCGCGTGCTCGGTGTGTGCCGGCAGACTCTCGGCCGCGCCGGGCACAGGCCGCCGAAGACCTGCCGCGGGAGCTGA
- a CDS encoding alpha/beta hydrolase, with product MRKRPIDEGELMATSAVMTINRLGFADSEMQDFAYLRTLAYADQDAASAGEVVYVARKIAREGGDREAFIQAWTEQGRTAAQMADDALTAGRELTARMFLHRAYNYLRTAEFYFDRTQAEEFAALYDESVSHFDRALPLLNTAAERVTIPYLDGIDLPGYFFAADDSGRPRPTVVISGGGDGHGEELYFLAGVPHALARGLNVLLFHGPGQRGLLHHHPGQVFRADAEVPFGSVLDYVTARPDVRADRVALYGLSFGGYLTPRAAAHDRRVAALVANAPITDFHALIVDALVSALPTPPPADAPAEFWNGLYEQIGAADWALQATMDNYMLWTTGAETFADYLQNMSRSFTLDGLLPQISCPTLTLSSDGENEVAHRQARHFHEQLDVPHKTFYRLTTELGADSHCGISNIALTSTLVYDWLADVLSS from the coding sequence GTGCGCAAGCGCCCGATCGACGAAGGGGAACTCATGGCCACCAGCGCCGTAATGACGATCAACCGGCTCGGATTCGCCGACAGCGAGATGCAGGATTTCGCCTACCTGCGTACCCTGGCCTACGCCGACCAGGATGCCGCATCGGCAGGCGAGGTCGTGTACGTCGCGCGGAAGATCGCCCGCGAGGGAGGCGACCGCGAGGCCTTCATCCAAGCCTGGACCGAGCAGGGCCGCACCGCGGCCCAGATGGCCGACGACGCCCTCACCGCCGGCCGTGAACTGACCGCACGCATGTTCCTGCACCGTGCCTACAACTACCTGCGGACCGCCGAGTTCTACTTCGATCGCACACAGGCCGAGGAGTTCGCCGCCCTCTACGACGAGAGCGTCTCCCACTTCGACCGCGCGTTGCCCTTGCTCAACACAGCGGCCGAACGCGTCACCATCCCCTACCTGGACGGCATCGACCTGCCCGGCTACTTCTTCGCCGCCGACGACTCCGGCAGGCCGCGCCCGACCGTCGTCATCTCCGGTGGCGGCGACGGCCACGGCGAAGAGCTGTACTTCCTGGCCGGTGTACCCCATGCGCTGGCCCGCGGACTCAACGTGCTGTTGTTTCACGGGCCAGGCCAGCGCGGCCTGCTGCATCACCACCCCGGCCAGGTCTTCCGCGCCGACGCCGAGGTCCCTTTCGGCTCCGTGCTGGACTACGTGACCGCCCGGCCCGACGTCCGGGCCGATCGCGTCGCGCTGTACGGGCTGAGCTTCGGCGGCTACCTCACGCCGCGCGCCGCCGCCCATGACCGGCGCGTCGCCGCCCTGGTCGCCAACGCCCCGATCACCGACTTTCACGCCCTGATCGTCGACGCGCTCGTCTCGGCGCTACCCACCCCACCACCCGCCGACGCCCCCGCCGAGTTCTGGAACGGCCTCTACGAGCAGATCGGCGCCGCCGACTGGGCCCTCCAGGCCACCATGGACAACTACATGCTCTGGACCACCGGCGCCGAGACCTTCGCCGACTACCTCCAGAACATGTCCCGGTCCTTCACCCTCGACGGGCTCCTGCCCCAGATCTCCTGCCCCACCCTCACCCTGTCCTCCGACGGCGAGAACGAAGTCGCGCACCGCCAAGCCCGCCATTTCCACGAGCAGCTCGATGTCCCCCACAAGACCTTCTACCGCCTGACCACCGAACTCGGAGCCGACAGTCACTGCGGGATCAGCAACATCGCGCTGACGTCCACACTGGTCTACGACTGGCTCGCCGACGTGCTGAGCAGCTGA
- a CDS encoding DoxX family protein, which produces MAFVANTLSTLVALIFLLAGAQKVLLRDPVTANLLRLGVGPTMTRSIGALEVAGALGLAAGIWFKPLAITAATGLTLLLLGAVGFHLRARDFTHRRHRSHAVAPVVLAVVTGTTMALLLATS; this is translated from the coding sequence ATGGCGTTTGTCGCCAACACACTGAGCACTCTGGTCGCTCTCATCTTCCTGCTCGCCGGCGCCCAGAAGGTCCTGCTGCGGGATCCCGTGACGGCCAACCTGCTCAGGCTCGGCGTCGGCCCGACGATGACCCGCTCGATCGGCGCCCTGGAGGTCGCCGGCGCGCTCGGGCTCGCAGCCGGCATCTGGTTCAAACCGCTCGCCATCACGGCCGCGACCGGTCTCACACTGCTGCTGCTCGGCGCGGTGGGATTCCACCTCCGTGCCCGCGACTTCACGCACCGGCGCCACCGCTCCCACGCTGTAGCGCCCGTGGTGCTGGCCGTGGTCACCGGAACAACCATGGCCTTGTTGCTCGCGACTTCCTGA
- a CDS encoding TetR/AcrR family transcriptional regulator, with amino-acid sequence MAEGNTRRQMSHRPGGLQAARTRKLIRQALIELVEEKGFAETTVGDIAGSAMINRATFYRYYQDKYALVEEIVEEVIAELPSGLGPGGHVPVPERLAGWEQLFEHVGRHHRLYAALLGRRGDPWFIARLRERCVELARDRLRAVRDRDTPGTGQGGTAEDLVLVLAANLILGAITWWLEHDRPLPARQMAETIVQFAAQGYFGALSLDVLPPEL; translated from the coding sequence GTGGCGGAAGGCAACACGAGGCGGCAAATGTCGCATCGCCCGGGCGGGCTTCAGGCGGCGCGCACCCGAAAGCTCATCCGCCAGGCGCTGATCGAGCTCGTGGAGGAGAAGGGATTCGCCGAGACCACGGTCGGGGACATCGCCGGGAGTGCAATGATCAACCGGGCCACGTTCTACCGCTACTACCAGGACAAGTACGCGCTGGTCGAGGAGATAGTCGAGGAGGTCATCGCCGAGCTGCCGTCCGGACTCGGCCCAGGTGGCCACGTGCCCGTGCCTGAACGGCTCGCCGGCTGGGAGCAGCTGTTCGAGCATGTCGGTCGACATCATCGGCTGTACGCGGCGCTGCTCGGGCGACGCGGGGACCCGTGGTTCATCGCCCGGCTGCGGGAACGCTGCGTGGAATTGGCTCGCGATCGGCTGCGCGCCGTCCGGGACCGCGATACTCCTGGCACGGGACAGGGCGGGACGGCTGAGGACCTTGTGCTCGTGCTCGCGGCCAACTTGATCCTCGGAGCCATCACCTGGTGGCTGGAACACGACCGACCTCTACCCGCACGGCAGATGGCCGAGACGATCGTCCAATTCGCTGCCCAAGGCTACTTCGGCGCCTTGAGCCTCGATGTCCTGCCGCCTGAGCTCTGA
- a CDS encoding FAD-dependent monooxygenase has product MTTKADVLIVGAGPTGLVLAIDLARRGVIPRIIDAGRADHRESRAVSIVARSLEMLDDLGLAQAAIERGVPLHTLNFYQGTTTLAEMDVTAVDSPFPLDLCIPQWQTVTLLRERAEELGVTIEWDTRLVGQQAGEHGVTVELQHGDGRSQRCETGWLIGADGAHSTVRETAGITRERADLKRGFILGDVAVDWPLTRDRFHVYFDASGLVAVFPMIGGYWRILASAPDDRPPATPGLDDFAAYVAERTPLDSHVRDLQWSSSFVARESLADRLRHGRILLAGDAAHSHSPVGGQGMNTGMQDAYNLGWKLALVVTGRAEDSLLDSYQAERWPIVKAVVDATSTTTKVATGTALVARRARRHALRLFGRLNPVQQRLSNAFGEHLVHYRDSDLVFERWHESQARAWSDVACTGPEAGELVRDAYVENREGPVALRHILRTPGHHLVLFAADTTDSATLAAWQPSAHEAMAGHGEVHVITRGHLPHDPMDGVFADLRSEAHNRYGVRRPSLYLIRPDKYVGFRGDSVDFAPVSDYFRALGARP; this is encoded by the coding sequence GTGACTACGAAAGCGGACGTTCTCATCGTCGGCGCGGGGCCGACCGGCCTGGTGCTGGCCATCGACCTGGCACGGCGGGGTGTGATCCCACGGATCATCGACGCCGGGCGCGCGGACCACCGGGAGAGTCGAGCGGTGTCGATCGTGGCGAGATCGCTGGAGATGCTGGACGATCTCGGGCTGGCCCAAGCCGCCATCGAACGAGGCGTCCCGCTGCACACGCTGAACTTCTACCAAGGCACCACAACACTGGCCGAGATGGACGTGACGGCCGTGGACTCCCCGTTCCCGCTGGACCTGTGCATCCCGCAGTGGCAGACGGTCACGCTGTTGCGCGAGCGCGCCGAGGAGCTCGGAGTCACCATCGAATGGGACACCCGCCTGGTCGGGCAGCAGGCTGGCGAGCACGGCGTCACCGTGGAACTCCAGCACGGGGATGGCCGCAGCCAACGGTGCGAAACCGGGTGGCTGATCGGCGCCGACGGCGCCCACAGCACCGTGCGCGAGACGGCGGGCATCACCCGGGAGAGAGCCGACCTGAAGCGGGGGTTCATCCTGGGCGACGTCGCCGTGGACTGGCCGCTCACCCGGGACCGCTTCCATGTCTACTTCGACGCCTCCGGCCTGGTGGCCGTCTTCCCCATGATCGGGGGCTACTGGCGCATCCTGGCCAGCGCGCCGGACGACCGGCCGCCGGCCACCCCAGGCCTGGACGACTTCGCCGCCTACGTCGCCGAACGCACACCCCTGGATTCTCACGTACGCGACCTGCAGTGGAGTTCGTCGTTCGTGGCCCGCGAGAGCCTGGCCGACCGCCTTCGCCACGGCCGGATCCTCCTAGCCGGCGACGCCGCGCACAGCCACAGCCCGGTGGGCGGCCAGGGCATGAACACCGGCATGCAAGACGCCTACAACCTGGGCTGGAAACTCGCGCTCGTCGTCACCGGGCGCGCCGAGGACTCCCTCCTGGACAGCTACCAGGCCGAACGCTGGCCCATCGTCAAGGCCGTGGTCGACGCCACCTCGACCACCACGAAAGTCGCCACCGGCACCGCCCTGGTCGCCCGCAGAGCCAGGCGGCACGCGCTGCGCCTGTTCGGCCGGCTCAATCCCGTGCAGCAGCGGCTGTCGAACGCCTTCGGCGAACACCTCGTCCACTACCGCGACAGTGACCTCGTCTTCGAACGCTGGCACGAGTCACAGGCCAGGGCGTGGAGTGACGTCGCCTGTACCGGACCGGAAGCCGGCGAGCTGGTACGGGACGCCTACGTCGAGAACCGTGAGGGGCCGGTGGCGCTCCGCCACATCCTCCGGACGCCGGGCCACCACCTCGTCCTGTTCGCGGCGGACACGACGGACTCCGCCACCCTGGCTGCCTGGCAGCCCTCCGCGCACGAGGCGATGGCCGGGCACGGCGAGGTCCATGTCATCACCCGCGGCCACCTGCCGCACGACCCCATGGACGGAGTCTTCGCCGACCTGCGCAGTGAGGCGCACAACCGCTACGGCGTGCGCCGCCCCAGCCTGTACCTGATCCGCCCGGACAAGTACGTCGGCTTCCGCGGCGACAGCGTCGACTTCGCACCCGTGAGCGACTACTTCCGTGCCCTGGGCGCCCGCCCGTGA
- a CDS encoding recombinase family protein produces MALIGLVRVSTDKQNTQRQHDALDPICWKVFEEKISGKLATDDRPALLNALSNIRDGDLLTFQEVDRLGRNLLEGLIVLNDLSQRGVGVKVLEGIAAGEHTERSLILDLALALAEDRHPDKPGSHERAAQRPSWSPMCWGRGEAPRSASRTASAFLVAAAMGSSREAVSVMARPSARTAAMSCPAARRESHRRRRAWISSMGARIFSSRSSACSA; encoded by the coding sequence ATGGCGCTCATCGGCCTGGTCCGTGTCAGCACCGACAAGCAGAACACCCAACGGCAGCACGACGCCCTCGACCCCATCTGCTGGAAGGTCTTCGAGGAGAAGATCAGCGGCAAGCTCGCCACCGACGACCGGCCCGCGCTGCTGAACGCGCTGTCCAACATCCGCGACGGCGACCTGCTGACCTTCCAGGAGGTCGACCGGCTCGGCCGCAACCTTCTGGAAGGACTGATCGTCCTCAACGACCTGTCCCAGCGAGGCGTCGGCGTCAAGGTCCTGGAGGGCATCGCGGCCGGTGAGCACACCGAACGCTCCCTCATCCTCGATCTCGCGCTCGCCCTGGCCGAAGACCGTCACCCCGACAAGCCCGGGTCGCACGAGCGGGCCGCTCAACGGCCGTCGTGGTCTCCGATGTGCTGGGGCCGCGGGGAAGCGCCGAGGTCGGCCAGCCGTACGGCCAGCGCTTTCCTGGTCGCGGCCGCCATGGGGTCATCCAGGGAGGCGGTGAGCGTCATGGCCCGGCCAAGCGCGCGGACGGCCGCGATGTCCTGCCCCGCGGCACGGCGGGAATCGCACAGGAGGCGGAGGGCGTGGATCTCCTCCATGGGCGCGCGCATCTTCTCCAGCAGGTCAAGCGCCTGCTCGGCGTAG
- a CDS encoding GNAT family N-acetyltransferase yields MVFVDPDLWAQGIGRQLLDAVSGLAADRGHQLLQLWPGQGNQRARRLYEGAGFRPSGRRQQLGGENVIHLVRPLQAEGLYGVRIFGGSSAARPVHRA; encoded by the coding sequence ATGGTCTTCGTCGACCCCGATCTTTGGGCCCAAGGGATCGGGCGCCAGCTGCTCGACGCGGTGTCCGGCCTGGCCGCCGACCGTGGCCACCAGCTCCTCCAGCTATGGCCGGGGCAGGGCAACCAGCGTGCCCGCCGCCTTTACGAGGGTGCCGGATTCCGACCGAGTGGCCGGCGGCAGCAGTTGGGCGGCGAGAACGTGATCCATCTGGTCCGCCCCCTGCAGGCCGAGGGCCTGTATGGAGTTCGAATCTTCGGGGGGTCTTCAGCAGCGCGGCCAGTTCATCGCGCGTGA
- a CDS encoding SAM-dependent methyltransferase, which yields MTQEPTVPRSLAGIGTTALGVALLRAQESSRPDRLFDDPYARHFLQAVDPAFTPWAAGPSPATARFLQVMAEQVAVRTRFLDRALLDAAERGCEQVVLLACGMDARAFRLAWPAGTKVFELDFADVLAFKAAVLDGRGATAACHRVEVATDLRQDWPRALAESGFNPGRPAAWLAEGILYALPPEAADLLLDRITTLSAPASMLALDHMKDSELLRSARADISAELVDLWRGGPTENLNAWLTHRGWQPTVTDIAEAAAACERPIPPAFDPARADAGHGWLATAHLPKPR from the coding sequence GTGACACAAGAACCGACCGTCCCCAGGAGCCTGGCCGGAATCGGCACGACCGCCTTGGGCGTGGCTCTCCTGCGCGCCCAGGAGAGCAGCCGACCGGACCGGCTGTTCGACGACCCCTACGCGCGACACTTCCTCCAGGCCGTCGATCCGGCGTTCACCCCTTGGGCCGCAGGGCCTTCTCCGGCAACCGCACGTTTCCTGCAGGTCATGGCCGAGCAGGTCGCCGTCCGCACCCGGTTCCTCGATCGCGCGCTACTGGATGCCGCCGAACGAGGATGCGAGCAGGTGGTCCTGCTGGCGTGCGGCATGGATGCCCGCGCGTTCAGGCTCGCCTGGCCGGCCGGCACCAAGGTCTTCGAGCTGGACTTCGCCGACGTGCTCGCATTCAAGGCAGCCGTACTTGACGGCCGCGGCGCGACCGCCGCGTGCCACCGCGTCGAGGTCGCCACCGACCTGCGCCAGGACTGGCCGCGCGCGCTGGCGGAGTCCGGCTTCAACCCGGGGCGGCCGGCCGCCTGGCTGGCCGAGGGCATCCTGTACGCGCTCCCGCCCGAAGCCGCCGACCTGCTCCTCGACCGGATCACCACCCTCTCCGCCCCAGCAAGCATGCTCGCCCTGGATCACATGAAGGACTCCGAGCTGCTTCGCAGCGCCCGCGCGGACATCTCCGCCGAGCTCGTCGACCTGTGGCGCGGCGGCCCCACCGAGAACCTCAATGCCTGGCTTACCCACCGCGGCTGGCAGCCCACGGTGACAGACATCGCCGAGGCCGCGGCCGCCTGCGAACGCCCGATTCCGCCCGCGTTCGATCCCGCCCGCGCCGACGCCGGCCACGGCTGGCTGGCCACGGCGCACCTCCCGAAACCTCGCTAA
- a CDS encoding IS630 family transposase, with the protein MTRPGPKLEPLDLTAGERAELERWVRRRKGAQDLALRARLILACETVGEDGFPVSTKVVADQVGVSRETVSKWRRRFLADRLGGLSDEPRPGRPRTVGDEQVAELIARTLESKPKNATHWSTRSMAQQVGLSQSTVSRVWRAFGLQPHRSETFKLSTDPFFVDKVHDVVGLYLDPPERALVLCVDEKSQIQALDRAQPVLPMMPGVPERASHDYVRAGTTTLFAALDVASGKVIGSLHRRHRAVEFKKFLIKVDKEVPAGLDVHLICDNYATHKTAAIKKWLLAHPRFHLHFTPTGSSWLNLVERWFAELTTKQIRRGVHKTVHALEKDIRAWIASWNEHPKPFVWTKTAEEILDALASYCRRISDSGH; encoded by the coding sequence GTGACGCGTCCGGGACCGAAGCTTGAGCCTCTTGATCTGACCGCTGGGGAGCGGGCCGAGCTTGAGCGGTGGGTGCGGCGGCGCAAGGGTGCCCAGGACCTGGCGCTGCGGGCCAGGCTAATCCTGGCGTGTGAGACTGTCGGCGAGGACGGTTTCCCGGTCTCCACCAAGGTGGTCGCGGACCAGGTCGGGGTGTCGCGGGAGACGGTCTCGAAGTGGCGTCGGCGCTTCCTGGCCGACCGGCTTGGCGGCTTGTCGGACGAGCCGCGTCCGGGTCGGCCGCGTACGGTGGGCGATGAGCAGGTGGCGGAGCTGATCGCACGGACCCTGGAGAGCAAGCCCAAGAACGCCACGCACTGGTCGACGCGGTCGATGGCCCAGCAGGTCGGCCTGTCGCAGTCGACGGTGTCCCGGGTCTGGCGGGCCTTCGGCCTGCAACCGCATCGCTCGGAGACGTTCAAGCTGTCCACCGACCCGTTCTTCGTCGACAAGGTTCATGACGTGGTCGGCCTGTACCTGGATCCGCCGGAGCGGGCGCTGGTGCTGTGCGTGGACGAGAAGTCCCAGATCCAGGCTTTGGATCGCGCCCAGCCCGTGCTGCCCATGATGCCGGGCGTACCCGAGCGGGCCAGCCACGACTATGTCCGGGCCGGGACCACCACGCTGTTCGCGGCGTTGGATGTGGCCTCGGGCAAGGTGATCGGATCCTTACACCGCAGGCACCGCGCGGTGGAGTTCAAGAAGTTTCTGATCAAGGTGGACAAGGAGGTCCCGGCCGGGCTCGATGTCCACCTGATCTGCGACAACTACGCCACCCACAAGACGGCCGCCATCAAGAAGTGGCTGCTGGCGCACCCGCGTTTCCATCTTCACTTCACCCCGACCGGCTCGTCCTGGCTGAACCTGGTGGAACGCTGGTTCGCCGAGTTGACGACCAAGCAGATACGACGCGGAGTCCACAAGACGGTGCACGCGCTGGAAAAGGACATCCGCGCCTGGATCGCCTCCTGGAACGAGCATCCCAAGCCCTTCGTCTGGACGAAGACCGCTGAAGAGATCCTTGACGCTCTCGCCTCGTACTGTCGACGTATTTCCGACTCAGGACACTAG
- a CDS encoding MFS transporter — MAWALIALSLSMLLPSLSISIANVGLPSLAEAFDAPFDEIQWVVIAYLLAITTLIVGAGRLGDIVGRRRLLLGGITVFTIATLLCGLAPNLPLLVAARALQGAGAACMMALTMAFAGETVPGDRTGSVMGLLGTMSAIGTALGPSLGGVLIAVFGWRAIFLAGVPLGLLTLTLTTRVLPGSPPAATSARRRLDIAGTVLLAITLGAYALAMTTAAGSFGPLPIGLLIASGAGLAAFVITEKRVSSPLLTLSMLRDPVLASGLTTSALVSTVMMTTLVVGPFHLARGLGLDPALVGLVMSAGPVVSALTGVPAGRATDRFGTGAMVIVGLSGIIGGTVALSLVPASAGVLGYVLPLVATTASYALFQAANNTAVMRDVAPYQRGLVSGMLNLSRNLGLITGASVMGAIFALAAGTGDVAAAAPGDVARGANGAFAVSAALVALGLAVVLGLRMRSRRPPGNPGAGAVPGHAPSRASTRNGQVRPP, encoded by the coding sequence TTGGCCTGGGCACTGATCGCGCTGTCGCTGTCCATGCTCCTGCCCTCGCTCAGCATCAGCATCGCCAACGTCGGCCTGCCGAGCCTGGCCGAGGCATTCGACGCTCCCTTCGACGAGATCCAGTGGGTGGTGATCGCCTATCTCCTGGCCATCACGACGCTGATCGTCGGCGCCGGTCGGCTCGGCGACATCGTCGGCCGGCGCCGTCTCCTGCTGGGCGGCATCACCGTGTTCACGATCGCGACGCTGCTGTGCGGTCTCGCCCCGAACCTGCCCCTCCTGGTCGCCGCCCGGGCCCTCCAGGGAGCGGGCGCCGCGTGCATGATGGCGCTGACCATGGCCTTCGCGGGCGAGACCGTGCCCGGCGACCGCACCGGCAGCGTCATGGGGCTGCTCGGGACGATGTCGGCCATCGGCACCGCGCTGGGCCCCTCCCTCGGCGGGGTCCTCATCGCGGTCTTCGGCTGGCGGGCGATCTTCCTCGCTGGTGTGCCGCTCGGCCTTCTCACGCTCACGCTCACGACGCGGGTGCTGCCCGGCTCGCCACCGGCCGCGACCTCCGCACGCCGGCGCCTCGACATCGCGGGTACGGTGTTGCTGGCGATCACCCTGGGCGCCTACGCGCTGGCCATGACGACCGCGGCCGGCTCGTTCGGACCGCTCCCCATCGGATTGCTCATCGCGTCGGGCGCGGGTCTCGCCGCGTTCGTCATCACCGAGAAGAGGGTCTCGTCCCCGCTGCTCACCCTCTCGATGCTCCGCGACCCCGTCCTCGCCTCCGGCCTGACGACGAGCGCACTGGTCTCGACCGTCATGATGACCACTCTCGTCGTGGGCCCCTTCCACCTGGCCCGGGGCCTCGGCCTCGACCCGGCCCTCGTCGGCCTGGTGATGTCGGCCGGCCCCGTGGTGTCCGCCCTCACCGGCGTCCCGGCGGGCCGCGCCACCGATCGCTTCGGCACCGGGGCCATGGTGATCGTCGGGCTCAGCGGCATCATCGGCGGCACCGTCGCGCTCTCCCTGGTCCCCGCGTCAGCCGGTGTCCTCGGGTACGTCCTGCCCCTGGTCGCCACCACCGCAAGCTACGCGCTGTTCCAGGCGGCCAACAACACCGCCGTCATGAGGGACGTCGCGCCGTACCAGCGTGGCCTGGTCTCCGGCATGCTGAACCTCTCCCGGAACCTCGGCCTCATCACCGGCGCATCGGTCATGGGGGCGATCTTCGCTCTCGCTGCCGGGACGGGTGACGTCGCCGCGGCGGCGCCGGGGGACGTGGCTCGCGGAGCCAACGGGGCCTTCGCCGTCTCGGCCGCCCTGGTGGCCCTCGGCCTGGCCGTCGTCCTGGGGCTGCGGATGCGTTCCCGGCGCCCGCCCGGCAACCCCGGCGCGGGCGCGGTTCCCGGCCACGCCCCCTCTCGCGCTTCGACGCGGAACGGTCAGGTGCGGCCACCGTGA
- a CDS encoding transposase — protein MARADLTDDERSLIEPHLPLGERRPIPDLRQQFNAVMWRIRTGSPWRRCARGVRAVAHGPVAGDDGRLRAVDADRDR, from the coding sequence ATGGCGCGTGCAGACCTCACCGATGACGAGCGGTCCTTGATCGAGCCTCACTTGCCGCTGGGAGAACGACGCCCGATCCCCGACCTGCGACAGCAGTTCAACGCCGTGATGTGGCGGATTCGGACCGGCAGCCCGTGGCGGAGATGTGCCCGCGGAGTACGGGCCGTGGCCCACGGTCCGGTCGCGGGCGACGACGGGCGTCTTCGAGCAGTCGATGCAGACCGTGATCGCTGA
- a CDS encoding TetR/AcrR family transcriptional regulator yields MARMPKEHLEARRRQILDAARHCFIRNGFHATSMQDVLTEAELSAGAVYRYFKSKDDIIAATAAEALAEVASAFEADDGARPPDLDNIVDLVLGVERPPLSGSQESAQLLVQVWSEALRSPSLRTKLKEVMAEARGVVGGLVARHQQRGLLPADVSAEDVADVLMALVDGFLVRRAVYGHADSAAFRNGMRALMSAPAQAAR; encoded by the coding sequence ATGGCACGCATGCCCAAGGAGCACCTCGAAGCCCGCCGCCGCCAGATCCTGGACGCCGCCCGGCACTGCTTCATCCGCAACGGCTTCCATGCCACGTCCATGCAGGACGTGCTGACCGAGGCCGAGCTGTCGGCCGGGGCCGTCTACCGCTACTTCAAGAGCAAGGACGACATCATCGCGGCGACCGCCGCCGAGGCTCTGGCCGAGGTCGCGTCGGCGTTCGAGGCGGACGACGGCGCGCGGCCGCCGGATCTGGACAACATCGTCGATCTCGTGCTGGGGGTCGAGCGCCCTCCGCTGTCCGGATCGCAGGAGTCGGCCCAACTGCTGGTGCAGGTCTGGTCGGAGGCGCTGCGATCGCCGTCGCTGCGCACGAAACTGAAGGAGGTCATGGCGGAGGCCCGCGGCGTGGTCGGCGGCCTCGTGGCGCGGCATCAGCAGCGCGGGTTGCTTCCCGCCGACGTCTCTGCCGAGGACGTGGCCGATGTCCTGATGGCTCTGGTCGACGGGTTCCTGGTGCGCCGCGCAGTGTACGGCCACGCGGATTCGGCGGCCTTCAGGAACGGCATGCGAGCCCTGATGTCGGCGCCGGCTCAAGCCGCCCGATAG